In Rutidosis leptorrhynchoides isolate AG116_Rl617_1_P2 chromosome 6, CSIRO_AGI_Rlap_v1, whole genome shotgun sequence, the DNA window CTCAGCGGCCTCGTTCCCCCAGGTTTACCCTCTGCGGGGGAGTCCAAAGGATTCGTTCGTAGGGGGGTTCCTgagtcaccaaaaaaaaaaaaaaaaatgaattaagaAATTTTTTGACTAGAATGGTATACTATACCTGCTTTGATTGGGTATAAACAATAATCTGAATTGGTCCTTTAATTGTGATAAGAGAAGAATAAAAATTTGTGTTTTGACAAATGAAATCACTAATCAAAGAGTGTTCGTGTTTCTGCGTGTTTTTGGAATGCAAGCAAATATACCAAATAAAGAATTCGAAATTCAGTTAATCATCGACGGCGGTTGAAAACGAAAGGGTACAACCCTTTGTTTTGGTTCGAAAAATTGTTACACGAAAAAGTATAACTTTTGACGGGAAGAGACGTTTGGAAGAAACTTTTGACAATACATGTATAGTGAAGTACTACTGTTTGGATCGGACCCCAGAAAGGGGTGTTGCCCCCTTGACCCTCACTATGTTCGCAACAGTATCAAATTAGCTTTTACAGGTTTACACTCCACATTCTCCAAACTCATTAATGAGCATAGCTAGATAACCCTTGCTTTTAAGTAAATCACAATAACTAAAATGATTGTTAGATGAATTTAAAATCACTATGATTGATGATATCAGTAGTAGGTATAGGGGTGGGGTTGGGTTGGGTCAAAACATGTAATCTTGGTCCAGGACATCAACATACGCGTTTCATTTGAATGATTAGTAAGTATGATTTAGGATATTGAATGTGTTAACAACCATTTTTGACATTTTGCTATAATAATCTAACATAGACATGTTTGGAATCAAATTGACTAGTTTGAGATTAGTTGATGATATTAGTAAGAGGTATATGGATTGAGTTGGGTTGGATCAAAACATGTAAATTTGGTCCAAGACATCAACACAGATTGCGTTTCATTTTCAATAATGATTAGTATGTATGATGTATGATTTAGGATGTTGAATATGTGTTAATAACCATTTTTGACATTTTGCTATAATAATCCAACATGACATGTTTGGAATCAAATTGACTGACTAGTTTGAGATTAGTTGATTAAAGCTAATCATTGAATATATTGATCTGTAATGAATATTATTAGAATCTATTACATACGACATATATCTattgctatgccaaattgttcaaaaaattAGTGTGACTAGAATGTGCGCATAATgcacaattcacccggtaccaggtctcgtgctcggggggcttgattaccccaggttttaccttctataggggagccaatgtgctcgtttataGGAGGGTTTACTCgcttacaaaaaaaataaaaaataaataaagactttGACTCTGTAAACAACTCCCTTATACGAGGAATTTCGTTTCTTGCCCACTTGCTCTGAATCTATCTATAACATACGACATATGAGTGGCTAAATTCGTCGTGGATAACACATTTCTTTGTAACTACTTGAAATATTAGCATTTGTTGCTATGCTATTTCATTCTTGAATGCTAAATGAAGGCATGGAAACTTGTCAGTTATTCAGTACAATACGAAATTAATTATTCTAAATATTTTTTATGTTGATACCACATTAAACAATAACTATCTTTTTTAAAAGCTCAGAATGACTATACCAAACTTCTTAATGATTTGAACTAATGTCAACTAGACTTGTAACTAATGATTTGAACTATTGTTTAGGGTGCTTATTTTCAAATATGCTAAACAATTAAAAGGACAAAACAAATGCAAGGGTGCAACTCCTGAGAGATGCTAACAACCGAGTCTGATATCTTTTTTAACTTAGGTCAAAATCAAATCTGTTACCCAAAATCATCAGCATTATCACACAGCCACCATAACCAGTAATAAACCCAAGGTTTTATAGATATAGATaaacaaaaaattactttattttcgACATCAAAGTCATTTATAGCAGGGCTTGTTTCAAACCTTAAGCACACAACGCAGACAATCCCCTCCATGCAACAATTCAAAAGCCTTGTTGATCTCTTCGAGTGTCAAATTGTGTGTTATGTACTCATCAATCTTAATTTCCTGTTGACATACAAATCACGATATGTaaacttaactaaaaacacacGATACCTCTATCACGAATTCACTTGTTGGGTTTGGGTATGGGTTTACCTTGTTCATATACTTATCAACAAGCTGAGGAACTTGTGAACGGCTCTTGAAGCCACCAAAGGCTGTGCCTTTCCAAACACGACCCGTAACCAACTGAAATGGACGAGTTGCTATTTCTTGACCCGATGCTGCAACACCCACAATAACTGATGTTCCCCAGCCCTGTATTTATACAATGTGGTTTAATATGATTATCGCGTGTAATAATACAGtaacaaaatttataaaatttacctTGTGACAGCACTCCAAAGCAGCCCTCATTATTGAAACGTTCCCGATACACTCAAAACTGTAATCAACACCTCCATCTGTCATATCAACAAGAACCTGCTGTATCGGTTTTTCATGCTCTTTTGGGTTCACAAACTCAGTCACACCAAAGTCTTTTGCTGCAATTCAAAATTATAGAAGTATCTTAGTGTCTCAAGCTAAAAAAAAGTTGTAGATTCTTAAAACACGAGGAAACAAAATCCTTCATAGAAGAAAATTAAAAGAAATAGAACAAGATAATGCATGCCTCTATCGAACTTTCGGCTGTCAATATCGACTCCAATTATTCGTGAAGCACCGGCTGCTTTTGCACCCTCTGCCACCTATCACACAGTtgtcaaaaatataaatttttttattaaatgGTGCTAAAAATAACACCCAACAATGAATCTTGTAATATCAGAAACTTACTGCAAGACCAACTGTTCCAAGACCAAAAATAGCAACATTTGAACCTGCTTCAACTTTTGCTGTGTTCCAAACTGCACCAAGTCCTAAAAACAAATTATTGTGAAGATATCAGAAGTTCAGAACCATAGAATTAACTTTACAATGGCTtacaaataaaaataagaaaatcagAAACTTTAAAAAAAGTTACCAGTAGGAACACCACAACTAAGAAAATCAGAAACTTTAAAAAGAGTTACCAGTAGGAACACCACAACCAAGAAGGCACACCTTTTCCAAAGGAGCTTTGGGATTAATCTTAGCAACACTTACATCATGTACAACAGTGTATTGACTAAAAGTAGAGGTTCCCATAAAATGATATATTGGAGTTCCCCTAACCGAAAACCGACTCTTGCGATCATTCATCATCACACCAACTCCAGTAGCTCCCCTAATTTTGCCACATAGATTGGTCTTTCCTGATTTACAAAACTTGCATTCTTTGCATTCAGCCTGATAACAAGGTATCACATGATCCCCTGGTTGAACAGTAGTTACTCCTTCACCAACACTTTCTACAATCCTGCAAATTTTATATTAAAGAATAATTACAGTCCTGATCCtttcaaaaataataaaaaatagctTAAACTCACTGTTACATGAACGCAGAACATACCCAGCAGCCTCGTGACCAAGAATGCACGGGAAAAGACCCTCGGGATCCTGCAGGGGAGGGACTTAAGTCATAATATCAGACTATAAACATTTTTGCAACCATATAACGCTTACTCAATAGACACATACTAATTCGATTTTAGTGATTTGATTGATTCCAAACATATTCAAAATCTCACCATTCAAGTTTTCAACAAATATAACCTAAGAGATTATTCCAAACTTACAAGTGCTTTATTAAACATCCAAAAAAAATCACAATCCAAACATCAAGTTACTCAATGAATTCCCAATAGTACATTTCATTTGAAACAGGATACAAAAATCATCATACGATTATACGAACAGTCGATGTAGTTTCATGAAAACCTAATCAACAATGTAATCGCTGTGCACTGCTAAATCAATCAGGTGACCATCCATATGTATGATTATActttataatttactaaaataatagatgaaggatgatgatgatgatgatgatgattgtaccTTGCCACTCAAAGTGTAAGCATCAGTATGACAGAATGCAGTAAACAATATCTGAACTCGAACTTCACCGGCTTGCGGTGGCGCAACTTCAACATCTTCAATTACTAACGGCTTATTAGCCTCATAAGCAACCGCAGCTACAAAACAATCAAAGATCACAATTAAAATCAAACTTAGGGTTTTGAATTTATGCTAAATTCTacagtaaaaataaaataactgaCAACGTGATATAGAGTACCTTTGCAGGTGATAACTTTTCCTTGAGTACTAGCCGGCGGATCGATGCACAGTTAGCTATTGACGGTGGATTTGATAGCACTGAAAGAAAGGGTATGAAATGTGAGGCGCTAATTATTGCAGTAACAAAATTCAAAGCCCACGTTTATTGACGTTACTAAGATCTGGATAGATCCGGTTGAGGATCCGAATAACATTTAGGGGTGTATCCAAACGTAAGAACAGTGTGTGGGTTCACTCTAGTTTTCACTTttcaccctttttttttttttttttttttttttttttttttaaagacaaaattgcaccggggtccctgtggtatgttcgaaataacaagtagagttcaaaagaattttttcaccttAAGGGGTCACTGTGATTTGCAATAGTTTCACGAGGAGTCCAATTTGCTAACTGCCTTTAAaaactctgttaaattccctcacaTGCActgcacatgagggtattttcaTCAATTTAGATCCCTCTTGTCAAATAACCCACCAACCCACCCTTTATGCCCACCTGCACATGTAAATCCCAAAAAAGTTTCCTCTATTTTACTCTCCACCTACAAATTACAAACCCTAATTAAAGTCAAATAACAATCTCATCCCCACCTCTATCGATTTTATCAGGTGATTTCAAACCCAAACCCTAAATTGAAAGAATGAAGCAAACAACTTACTAATGTGCTGGTTCCTTGACGAACTGATCTAGATACAATTTCTCGATTGACTACTAGGCTTGAAAAACGAGTTCTCGATACAAGTTCACGAGGTAATAAAAAAATCGAGCTACGAAGAAATGATCTAGATAAAAACGTTGTTTCAGATCTCGTTTCAGATATGTGTTCGTCGCCAGAAATAGCAACCGTCAGAACCATCACCGGAACCACCACCTTGTTAACTCCAAAGCCTGATTCCGACTAAAAACGGGACCACCAAGAAAATGAGATTCAGACCTAGAACCACCGTTGGAACCATCATCAGAACAACCACCGTCGTCGTAGTCATATTCCGTTGCAATTTGAAACCAGGTTGATTGTAAATTGATAAATGTTTGATAGAACTTGATTTTGTTTGATAATTGTTAAATTAGATATATGTattttgtaacgaccctactttttccgttatcttttaccgttaattatttaacgaccgttaattgttattcgtgccacgtcatttctatgacatattttattatttttgtaataatatatatatatatatatatatatatatatatatatatatatatatatatattaattattatgtgttatgtgaatatttgtattcataattaaagttatacgtttctacgtgtcgcggatttctatccggcgaatcttttcggttttcaaaccaacggtcgagcttttgggatttttaagtcctaattattttaaatatgatattttagggtcatatgattatatatagtattatatatatatatatatatatatatatatatatatatatatatatatatatatatatatatatatatatatatatatttcgtcgcgtatttgttatctctccgaattttcaatcgtgtaatcgtgttttcgcgttccgggtttcgatcgggcgttcgggctaaaatcaATCCATCGTTTTATGaaattggcccactaaggggcccacccctcACCATATTCGGCCGAACACCCCATGAAGGGGGTGTTTAGCCCTTTTCCCCTCATTTTACATTTTATTTGTAAAATTCATTCTTTTCTCATTTAACCTACAAGTATTTTTGGCTCCCTCTCCCCCTTTCCTCTCTTTTTCGGCCGACCacacaaccatcatcatcatcatcatcatcatcatcatcatcatcatttgttaatCATCAAAGGCTTGTATTACTTGATcgtttgcataatcggattctacacgttaacatctcttgattctcgattagggtataaaccctaaccctagctttttaattGTTTTCTTTAATCTTCTGTTTTTatgttattttgatagtatgatgcttatatgttattgtattgttgattgtatgcgtagaaatgctcgttaattcatgtttttgatttgattaatttgggacagcagcttgtttgatcttttctgtaaacataactgatataaaagtgaaattaaagtttctagatgagttcctctcatcaagacattaattttagactccggattcatgtcatttcgattcccggagctctatatatgcttaaaatggtgttttgttgagattaaaatgtgaaaacgaattggtacaggtatagtccgactttgtgatcatctttggagtctttaggctgtactagtgtgttagtattgatgatggaatgaactttcatgttcagttcatcgaaatccgagccacggatcacccggtatgactaaaacatgtttttgaacggattaaagctacaagttgatttatggctgtaagtcacgacttgtttgctgttcttggggtgttcttgagcacactaatgtttcgggtgggttggttaggcgaagatatatataatactcgccgaaaactgattcccggggctcaagttatgacccgacgaacttttaattaaaacttatggttattatttATGACTTATGAtacaaataatgaatttcattattaattaattacttatgatataaaagtaattatttaatttaagacttatgatatatatatatatatatttattatatcatttattaattacttatgatttaattaaacatttaattaaacttatgattaataatacttttattattaatgaaaaatacttatggtaagtattaaacttatattatgaaattattataataagacttataataaggattaattaattatttaattattataaggcttagttattatttaattataatttaattattaaatacttatgatttaataattataattagaaacttatgatatgattaataattcattattaattaataatacttatgatatgatttaaaatttattattaattaataatacttatattataattaatatttaattaattaattaaatacttatgctatattaattatatcatttatacttatgttaactttaataattcatttaatttaattaaacttatgttatgacataattattacatatatgactttaattaaagttataacctatattattattataaattatacttttaaaattcaacgttgactatgtttgacaaaGGTTgatttttgagttgactttcggttgactttgactttcagttgacttttgttgactttctaattaaggaaactttcctaacttaataactttctaaa includes these proteins:
- the LOC139853896 gene encoding alcohol dehydrogenase class-3-like; this encodes MVLTVAISGDEHISETRSETTFLSRSFLRSSIFLLPRELVSRTRFSSLVVNREIVSRSVRQGTSTLVESKIEETFLGFTCAGGHKGLCIDPPASTQGKVITCKAAVAYEANKPLVIEDVEVAPPQAGEVRVQILFTAFCHTDAYTLSGKDPEGLFPCILGHEAAGIVESVGEGVTTVQPGDHVIPCYQAECKECKFCKSGKTNLCGKIRGATGVGVMMNDRKSRFSVRGTPIYHFMGTSTFSQYTVVHDVSVAKINPKAPLEKVCLLGCGVPTGLGAVWNTAKVEAGSNVAIFGLGTVGLAVAEGAKAAGASRIIGVDIDSRKFDRAKDFGVTEFVNPKEHEKPIQQVLVDMTDGGVDYSFECIGNVSIMRAALECCHKGWGTSVIVGVAASGQEIATRPFQLVTGRVWKGTAFGGFKSRSQVPQLVDKYMNKEIKIDEYITHNLTLEEINKAFELLHGGDCLRCVLKV